A window of Clavibacter michiganensis contains these coding sequences:
- a CDS encoding NAD(P)/FAD-dependent oxidoreductase: MPKILIVGGGYAGFYTAWKLESHLRSGEAEVTMVDPLPYMTYQPFLPEVVSGSIEPRHAVVSQRRHLRTTNVVTAKVTGIDHASKTATITPPVGEPYEFAYDIIVVTAGSVSRTFPIPGVADEAIGLKTIEEAVAIRDRIFANFDRAATLPAGPERERLLTFVVVGGGFAGIEVFAEMRSIATDLVKKYPEIDFEDTHFHLIEAMGRIMPEVSLETSHWVLKNLAERGALVHLDTQLKSAVGGVVELSTGESFESDVIVWTAGVMASPMLKNTDLPIEERGRLRVRADGRVEGDDGIVADAWGAGDVAATPDLTGGGVGGFCVPNAQHAVRQGKLMAKNLTASLRGEGITDYFHKNLGAVAGLGLYQGAFQSGKLGITGFPAWVMHRGYHGLAIPSFERKARVVTGWVNNLVWGRDIVSLEARETPRTAFETFASRPRPAADAAPAAPVKKEEAPAKKAADDKADAPTEGEKSPALAGSYSSSPGAENADEKPSA; the protein is encoded by the coding sequence GTGCCCAAAATCCTGATCGTCGGCGGCGGCTACGCCGGTTTCTACACGGCATGGAAGCTCGAGTCGCACCTCCGATCCGGCGAGGCCGAGGTCACCATGGTCGACCCGCTGCCGTACATGACGTACCAGCCGTTCCTGCCCGAGGTGGTCTCCGGATCCATCGAGCCCCGCCACGCGGTCGTCTCGCAGCGCCGCCACCTCCGCACCACCAACGTCGTCACGGCGAAGGTCACCGGCATCGACCACGCGTCGAAGACCGCGACCATCACGCCGCCCGTGGGCGAGCCCTACGAGTTCGCGTACGACATCATCGTCGTCACCGCGGGCAGCGTCTCGCGCACGTTCCCGATCCCGGGCGTCGCGGACGAGGCCATCGGCCTGAAGACGATCGAGGAGGCCGTCGCCATCCGCGACCGCATCTTCGCCAACTTCGACCGCGCGGCCACGCTGCCCGCCGGCCCCGAGCGCGAGCGCCTCCTCACCTTCGTGGTGGTCGGCGGCGGCTTCGCGGGCATCGAGGTCTTCGCCGAGATGCGCAGCATCGCGACCGACCTCGTGAAGAAGTACCCCGAGATCGACTTCGAGGACACGCACTTCCACCTCATCGAGGCGATGGGCCGCATCATGCCCGAGGTGTCGCTCGAGACCAGCCACTGGGTGCTGAAGAACCTCGCCGAACGCGGCGCGCTCGTGCACCTGGACACGCAGCTCAAGTCGGCCGTCGGCGGCGTCGTCGAGCTGTCGACGGGCGAGTCGTTCGAGTCCGACGTCATCGTCTGGACCGCGGGCGTCATGGCCAGCCCGATGCTCAAGAACACCGACCTCCCGATCGAGGAGCGCGGGCGCCTGCGCGTGCGCGCCGACGGTCGTGTCGAGGGCGACGACGGCATCGTCGCGGACGCCTGGGGCGCCGGCGACGTGGCGGCCACCCCCGACCTCACGGGCGGCGGCGTCGGCGGCTTCTGCGTGCCCAACGCGCAGCACGCCGTGCGCCAGGGCAAGCTCATGGCGAAGAACCTCACCGCGAGCCTCCGCGGCGAGGGGATCACCGACTACTTCCACAAGAACCTCGGCGCCGTCGCGGGCCTGGGCCTGTACCAGGGCGCGTTCCAGTCCGGGAAGCTCGGCATCACCGGCTTCCCCGCGTGGGTCATGCACCGCGGCTACCACGGACTCGCGATCCCGTCCTTCGAGCGCAAGGCGCGCGTCGTCACCGGCTGGGTGAACAATCTGGTCTGGGGCCGCGACATCGTCTCGCTCGAGGCGCGCGAGACCCCGCGCACCGCGTTCGAGACGTTCGCGTCGCGCCCGCGTCCCGCCGCGGACGCCGCGCCGGCCGCTCCCGTGAAGAAGGAGGAGGCGCCCGCCAAGAAGGCCGCCGACGACAAGGCCGACGCGCCCACCGAGGGCGAGAAGTCCCCGGCGCTCGCG
- a CDS encoding S8 family peptidase → MMPAPGARASTRPGRRLVRAAAVGIIALATALAAATPAQADPVREREYWLADYGIEQAWQTTRGEGVKVAVIDTGVDASVADLRGAVAGGTDVSGVGSADGTKPVGASSEHGTMVASLLAGRGTGTGSGVIGVAPAASVLSVSVALGGPTPGARDEDAQIADAVRWAVDNGASVINMSLTRNSLDWPESWDRAFLYAYEHDVVVVAAAGNRGSGTTEVGAPATIPGVLAVAGVDRSGAASFDASSQGITIAVAAPSEQLVGVEPGGRYVQWSGTSGAAPLVSGVVALVRAAHPELKADDVVERVLATARQKGQPEIYGRGLVDAAAAVTADVAPVSGKPLGDLEEWVRLYRRAPAATPDPAASATPDPAPAVPADGPTADPAAGALPTVGTLRDVGIPALVLSVFAALAAAMAVVASRHFRRLLRKG, encoded by the coding sequence CGCCCTCGCCACCGCGCTCGCGGCGGCGACGCCCGCCCAGGCGGATCCCGTCCGCGAGCGCGAGTACTGGCTCGCCGACTACGGCATCGAGCAGGCGTGGCAGACCACCCGCGGCGAGGGCGTGAAGGTCGCCGTCATCGACACGGGCGTCGACGCATCCGTCGCCGACCTGCGCGGCGCGGTCGCCGGCGGCACCGACGTCTCGGGCGTCGGATCCGCGGACGGCACGAAGCCCGTCGGCGCCTCGAGCGAGCACGGCACGATGGTCGCGTCGCTCCTCGCCGGCCGCGGCACCGGCACCGGATCCGGCGTGATCGGCGTCGCCCCGGCCGCGAGCGTCCTCAGCGTCTCGGTCGCGCTCGGCGGCCCGACCCCCGGCGCGCGCGACGAGGACGCGCAGATCGCCGACGCCGTCCGCTGGGCCGTCGACAACGGCGCGAGCGTCATCAACATGTCCCTCACCCGCAACTCGCTCGACTGGCCGGAGAGCTGGGACCGCGCGTTCCTCTACGCCTACGAGCACGACGTCGTGGTCGTCGCGGCTGCCGGCAACCGGGGGAGCGGCACCACCGAGGTGGGCGCGCCCGCCACCATCCCGGGCGTGCTCGCGGTCGCGGGCGTCGACCGCTCGGGCGCCGCGAGCTTCGACGCGTCGTCGCAGGGCATCACCATCGCGGTGGCCGCGCCCAGCGAGCAGCTGGTCGGCGTCGAGCCCGGCGGCCGGTACGTGCAGTGGAGCGGCACGAGCGGCGCGGCGCCCCTCGTCTCGGGCGTCGTCGCGCTCGTGCGGGCCGCGCATCCGGAGCTCAAGGCCGACGACGTCGTGGAGCGCGTGCTCGCCACGGCCCGGCAGAAGGGCCAGCCGGAGATCTACGGCCGCGGGCTCGTCGACGCGGCGGCCGCCGTGACGGCCGACGTCGCGCCCGTGAGCGGGAAGCCGCTGGGCGACCTGGAGGAGTGGGTGCGCCTGTACCGCCGCGCGCCCGCCGCGACGCCGGATCCGGCCGCGTCCGCCACCCCGGACCCCGCGCCCGCGGTGCCCGCCGACGGCCCCACCGCCGACCCAGCGGCCGGTGCGCTGCCGACCGTCGGCACGCTCCGCGACGTGGGGATCCCCGCCCTCGTCCTCTCCGTCTTCGCGGCGCTCGCGGCGGCCATGGCCGTCGTCGCATCGCGGCATTTCAGGCGGCTGCTCCGGAAGGGGTAG